The nucleotide window CTCGACCTGGGCGATCCTCACCGCCGTGCGCCACTCCGGCGCGCACGCCGTCGTCCCCCGGGCCGCCGCCGAGGCGCTGGTCGCGGCGGGGACCGTGCACCTGGTGCCCGTGGATCTGGATCTGCGCCGGCGCCTGCTCCTGGTGCTGCCCCGGGCCCGGCGACGGCGACCGGAGGTGGACCGCCTCCTGGCCCACCTCACCGCCCTGGCCCGCTCGAGGGCGCAGGCGGGGCCGGCCCTGGAGAACCGGGCAGCGCCGGCTCGGGTGGCGGCGGCGAGGGGCTCAGGAGCACTCGGAGAGCCCTGACCCCGCTGCCCGGGATTGCCACCCGGATTCGTGGAGGCCGAGGCCTCAGTCCTCGCGCAGGTGCTGCTCGAGGCGCTCGACCTTGGCGCTGAGCTGGTCGTCCCACCCGGGGCGGATGTCGGCCTTGAGGACCAGGGCCACGCGGGGGCTGACCTGCGCCACCGCCTCGCAGGCGGCCTTGACCACCGCCATGCACTCGTCCCACTCCCCCTCGATCGTGGTGAACATCGACGTCGTCTCGTGGGGCAGGCCCGAGTCGCGCACGACCCGCACGGCGCGGGCCACAGCCCGGCTCACGGATCCGTCGGGGGCATCGGAGGTGGTGGGGGACACGGAGAAGGCGACCAGCATGCCGCGATGCTAGCCCAGAGCCGGTTGCCCATCCTCGGCGCCCATGCCCCCGCCCGAGGCCGACTTTCCCGCATGTTCCGGTCAACGCTCCGACTGAAGATGTGCAGCGGGGGCGCCGCGCCCCGTTACGATGGCCGCGTGACCGCAGCTGAGGACCCCACCACCCCTACCCCGGCCTTCGACGACGGCGCCACCGGCGCCGCAGACCCGGACCGCGAGAACCTCACCTGGGAGCTCTTCGGCACTGCCGAGCGCGAGCTCGCCGCCCAGATCGTCGCCTCGGGCTGGATGCCCGACCTCATCATCGCCATCGCCCGCGGCGGGCTCATCCCCGCCGGCGCCATCGGCTACGCCCTGGGCATCAAGGCCATGGGCACCATGAACGTGGAGTTCTACACCGGGGTCGGCCAGACCCTTCCTGAACCCCAGCTGCTGCCCCCCTTCATGGACGGCTCCTCGCTGGGCGGCCGCCGAGTCCTGGTGGTCGACGACGTGGCCGACTCGGGCAAGACCCTCAAGCTGGTCATGGAGCTGCTCGCCCACGAGGGCCTGAGCCTGGGTGGCCCGCCGGTCCAGGTCGAGGCCCGCAGCGCCGTCATCTACCGCAAGCCCCGCTCGGTCTTCACCCCCGACTACTGCTGGAAGGTCACCGACCAGTGGATCAACTTCCCCTGGTCCGTCCTGCCGATCATCACCCCCCAGTCCCTGGGGGACTTCGGGCTGGAGCCACCGGCCGAGGCCGATCTGTGACCATACCCGCGGGCCTGCAGTACCCCTGGTAGTGGGGTGGGGGCATTACCGTCACCCCGTGCCCGCCCACACGCCCCGACACCGCCAGGACGACGACTCCTGCGCCGCAGTGCCCCGCCACCAGACCATGGCGCGCGCCGCCGCGCTCCTCATCCTGGCTGCCGTGGCCCTGGCGGTCCTGTGGCCCTCGGGCCAGCATGTCAGTAGCGCCAAGGACGCCATCGGGCCCTGGTTCCTGGAGCTGGAGGACAAGGACCTCGTCCTCAACCTGGTGGTGCTCCTGCCCCTGACCTTCTGCGCCTGCCTGGGATGGCCCCGCGTCCCCTGGTGGGCCTGGGCCCTGGCGGGCTGCGCCCTCAGCTGCCTGGCGGAGCTGGCCCAGTGGCTCCTGCCCGGCCTGGACCGACGCCCCCTGCTGGCCAATGTTCTGGAGAATTCGGTGGGCGCCTGCGCGGGAGCGATCCTGGCCGGCCTCATCCTGGTGATCCAGCAGGGCTCCGCACGTCGCCCGCGGCGACACGTCCCCGTCGTCAGCCCATAGCGCTTCCCTGCAACCTGACCAGGATTTAATCTGGAGGGGTCATCGGGCCGTACCCGGGCCCGCCGCTTCTCGACATGGGATCGGAGCAATGATGCCCCACTCACCTTCCACCCTGCCCACGTACACCTCCGAGGAGGAGGCTCGGATCATCCGGAACAAGGATGGCGTCCCGGTGGGGGTGCGACCCGACAACCGGTGGACTCC belongs to Actinomyces capricornis and includes:
- a CDS encoding phosphoribosyltransferase, which produces MTAAEDPTTPTPAFDDGATGAADPDRENLTWELFGTAERELAAQIVASGWMPDLIIAIARGGLIPAGAIGYALGIKAMGTMNVEFYTGVGQTLPEPQLLPPFMDGSSLGGRRVLVVDDVADSGKTLKLVMELLAHEGLSLGGPPVQVEARSAVIYRKPRSVFTPDYCWKVTDQWINFPWSVLPIITPQSLGDFGLEPPAEADL
- a CDS encoding VanZ family protein, whose product is MPAHTPRHRQDDDSCAAVPRHQTMARAAALLILAAVALAVLWPSGQHVSSAKDAIGPWFLELEDKDLVLNLVVLLPLTFCACLGWPRVPWWAWALAGCALSCLAELAQWLLPGLDRRPLLANVLENSVGACAGAILAGLILVIQQGSARRPRRHVPVVSP
- a CDS encoding thiamine-binding protein, whose protein sequence is MLVAFSVSPTTSDAPDGSVSRAVARAVRVVRDSGLPHETTSMFTTIEGEWDECMAVVKAACEAVAQVSPRVALVLKADIRPGWDDQLSAKVERLEQHLRED